From a single Micromonospora pallida genomic region:
- a CDS encoding ubiquitin-like protein Pup — protein MATRDSGGQSQSGKARQGEEIEDVTTEANPEVAERHAEITEDVDDLLDEIDSVLEENAEEFVRGYVQKGGE, from the coding sequence ATGGCTACTCGTGACAGCGGCGGTCAGTCCCAGTCGGGCAAGGCGCGCCAGGGCGAGGAGATCGAGGACGTCACCACCGAGGCGAACCCGGAGGTCGCCGAGCGGCACGCCGAGATCACCGAGGACGTCGACGACCTGCTCGACGAGATCGACTCCGTCCTCGAGGAAAACGCCGAGGAATTCGTGAGGGGCTATGTTCAGAAAGGCGGGGAATAG
- a CDS encoding endonuclease VII domain-containing protein → MSDSPNATDKPCPQCGRVLPLTEFHRNRRRVDGLAFYCKACAATRSEASRRRRGIAPQRRSPTPVGDGLKWCPDCEQIKPLADFPTTSTKASGRHSYCKPCHNARGKETAQRLYGGTREYHLRRRYGIGQKEFDELLAEQDGVCAICGTSAPQHVDHDHRTGWVRGILCFNCNGGLGQFRDDQSRLAGAITYLRGTTWQRVLIHPGVWQLSSPTRGRPPSPSS, encoded by the coding sequence ATGTCCGATTCGCCCAATGCGACGGACAAGCCCTGCCCGCAATGCGGACGAGTACTTCCTCTCACCGAGTTCCACCGTAATCGCCGCCGGGTCGACGGCCTCGCCTTCTACTGCAAGGCATGTGCGGCGACCCGGTCGGAGGCGAGTCGTCGCAGGCGTGGCATCGCGCCGCAGCGCAGATCGCCGACGCCGGTGGGAGACGGCCTGAAGTGGTGTCCGGACTGCGAGCAGATCAAGCCGCTGGCCGACTTTCCCACCACCTCAACCAAGGCCAGCGGCCGGCACAGCTATTGCAAGCCGTGCCACAACGCGCGCGGTAAGGAGACGGCACAGCGGCTCTACGGCGGAACGCGGGAGTACCACCTGCGGCGGCGGTACGGCATCGGGCAGAAGGAGTTCGACGAGCTTCTGGCCGAGCAGGATGGGGTCTGCGCGATCTGCGGCACCTCCGCGCCGCAACATGTGGACCACGATCACCGCACCGGGTGGGTGCGCGGGATACTCTGCTTCAACTGCAACGGTGGTCTTGGTCAGTTCCGTGACGACCAGTCACGGTTGGCCGGGGCGATCACGTACCTGAGAGGAACCACGTGGCAGCGGGTTTTGATCCATCCGGGCGTCTGGCAGCTGAGTTCACCAACGCGGGGACGTCCTCCTTCACCCAGTTCCTGA
- the prcA gene encoding proteasome subunit alpha — translation MAMQFYASPEQIMRDRSELARKGIARGRSAVVLSYSGGVLFVAENLSSALHKVSEIYDRIGFAAVGRYNEFENLRRAGVRMADLNGLSYDRRDVTGRAIANWYAQILGTIFTEQSKPFEVELCVAQVGASAEEDELYRLTYDGSVNDEPGRMAMGGQAEAISGVLKSEHRPDMSLAEAVKVAVKALGSVGGEGGTARTIAANQLEVAVLDRKRVGRTFRRVTGAALTALLDGGEEPADAAGEEPKPPSAPAGKPTTSAGSADLEGQAPEESAGSTEE, via the coding sequence GTGGCCATGCAGTTCTACGCTTCGCCCGAACAGATCATGCGCGACCGCTCCGAGCTGGCCCGCAAGGGCATCGCCCGGGGTCGTAGCGCGGTGGTCCTGAGCTATTCGGGTGGGGTGCTCTTCGTCGCGGAGAATCTCTCCAGCGCCCTGCACAAGGTCAGTGAGATCTACGACCGGATCGGCTTCGCCGCGGTCGGTCGGTACAACGAGTTCGAGAACCTGCGGCGTGCCGGGGTGCGGATGGCCGATCTCAACGGCCTCAGCTACGACCGGCGGGACGTGACCGGCCGGGCCATCGCGAACTGGTACGCGCAGATCCTCGGCACGATCTTCACCGAGCAGTCGAAGCCGTTCGAGGTGGAGCTCTGCGTGGCGCAGGTGGGCGCCTCGGCGGAGGAGGACGAGCTCTACCGGCTCACCTACGACGGGTCGGTGAACGACGAGCCGGGCCGGATGGCGATGGGCGGCCAGGCGGAGGCGATCTCCGGGGTGCTCAAGTCGGAGCACCGTCCGGACATGTCGCTGGCCGAGGCGGTCAAGGTCGCGGTGAAGGCGCTGGGCAGCGTCGGTGGCGAGGGTGGTACGGCGCGGACCATCGCCGCCAACCAGCTCGAGGTGGCGGTGCTGGACCGCAAGCGGGTCGGGCGGACCTTCCGCCGGGTCACCGGGGCGGCGCTGACCGCGTTGCTGGACGGCGGGGAGGAGCCGGCCGACGCGGCCGGGGAGGAGCCGAAGCCGCCGTCGGCCCCGGCGGGGAAGCCGACCACCTCGGCCGGCTCGGCGGACCTGGAGGGGCAGGCCCCGGAGGAGTCCGCCGGCTCGACGGAGGAGTGA
- the dop gene encoding depupylase/deamidase Dop, which yields MSVRRIMGTEVEYGISVPGQAGANPMVTSSQVVNAYGARPELNRGGRARWDYEEESPLRDARGFTYSGAAYDPAEALADEDLGLANVILTNGARLYVDHAHPEYSTPEVTNPRDVVRWDKAGERVMAEAARRAATIPGTHPIHLYKNNTDNKGASYGAHENYLMRRQTPFADIVAYLTPFFVTRQIVCGAGRVGIGQDGGQSGFQISQRADFFEVEVGLETTLKRPIINTRDEPHADADKYRRLHVIIGDANLSEISTYLKVGTTALILTMIEEKALGPDLGIADPVSELRTVSHDPSLTHRMRLRDGRRLTALDVQWAYYERVRSFVDDRYGADADAQTLDVLERWESVLDRLGRDVMLCADELDWVAKLRLLEGYREREKLGWGSHKLQLVDLQYSDVRPEKGLYHRLVSRGSMKTLLSEDESRRAMTEPPEDTRAYFRGRCLAQFPSEVVAASWDSVIFDIGRESLVRVPMMEPERGTRRHVGALFDRCESAKDLLETLTGG from the coding sequence ATGAGCGTACGACGGATCATGGGAACCGAGGTCGAGTACGGCATCTCCGTGCCTGGCCAGGCCGGAGCCAACCCGATGGTCACCTCGTCGCAGGTGGTCAACGCCTACGGCGCACGTCCCGAACTCAACCGGGGCGGCCGGGCGCGCTGGGACTACGAAGAGGAATCACCGCTGCGCGACGCCCGCGGCTTCACCTACTCCGGCGCCGCCTACGACCCCGCCGAGGCACTGGCCGACGAGGACCTGGGCCTGGCCAATGTCATCCTCACCAACGGCGCGCGGCTCTACGTCGACCACGCCCACCCGGAGTACTCCACCCCCGAGGTGACCAACCCGCGTGACGTGGTGCGCTGGGACAAGGCGGGGGAGCGAGTGATGGCGGAGGCGGCCCGGCGGGCGGCCACCATCCCCGGCACCCACCCGATCCACCTGTACAAGAACAACACCGACAACAAGGGCGCCAGCTACGGCGCGCACGAGAACTACCTGATGCGCCGGCAGACGCCCTTCGCCGACATCGTGGCGTACCTGACGCCGTTCTTCGTCACCCGGCAGATCGTCTGCGGTGCCGGCCGGGTCGGCATCGGCCAGGACGGCGGGCAGAGCGGCTTCCAGATTTCCCAGCGGGCCGACTTCTTCGAGGTCGAGGTGGGCCTGGAGACCACCCTCAAGCGGCCCATCATCAACACCCGGGACGAGCCGCACGCGGACGCCGACAAGTACCGCCGGCTGCACGTCATCATCGGCGACGCCAACCTGTCGGAGATCTCCACGTACCTGAAGGTCGGCACCACCGCCCTGATCCTGACCATGATCGAGGAGAAGGCACTCGGTCCGGACCTGGGCATCGCCGACCCGGTCAGCGAGCTGCGGACGGTCAGCCACGATCCGTCGCTGACCCACCGGATGCGGCTGCGCGACGGCCGCCGGCTGACCGCCCTGGACGTGCAGTGGGCGTACTACGAGCGGGTCCGGTCCTTCGTGGACGACCGGTACGGTGCCGACGCCGACGCGCAGACCCTGGACGTGCTGGAGCGGTGGGAGAGCGTGCTGGACCGGCTCGGCCGGGACGTCATGCTCTGCGCCGACGAGCTGGACTGGGTGGCCAAGCTGCGGCTGCTGGAGGGCTACCGGGAGCGGGAGAAGCTCGGCTGGGGATCGCACAAGCTCCAGCTCGTCGACCTCCAGTACTCCGACGTACGGCCGGAGAAGGGCCTCTACCACCGGCTGGTGTCGCGTGGGTCGATGAAGACGCTGCTGAGCGAGGACGAGAGCCGCCGGGCGATGACCGAGCCGCCGGAGGACACCCGGGCCTACTTCCGGGGCCGCTGCCTGGCCCAGTTCCCCTCTGAGGTGGTCGCGGCGAGCTGGGACTCGGTGATCTTCGACATCGGCCGGGAGTCGCTCGTCCGGGTGCCGATGATGGAGCCCGAGCGGGGTACGCGGCGACACGTCGGCGCGCTGTTCGACCGCTGTGAGAGCGCGAAGGACCTGCTGGAGACGTTGACCGGCGGCTGA
- a CDS encoding cation diffusion facilitator family transporter, with the protein MPNAAARTESVGTVVVAGAANLAIAAAKLVAGLLSGSAAMLSEAAHSVADTTTEVLLYMALRRGARPADLRHPFGYGKESYVWALLAALFTFVGGAGFAITHGVTTVLVHEHRGDYLASYVVLAVSFGIESVSLARAVRQVRRQSYRWRTTPRRFLRLTADTTVKAVFLEDSAALVGLLLAALGVGLSELTGDELYDGIASILIGLLLLIVATILAHSNVSLLVGRAVPARMRHEIEHDLAGLPTVHRIDTLLTMQLGPDDILVAAKVDFHDDATGADIEAVADEAERRLTGRYPEIRYVFLDPTRSLPGASGHARHTPHPDQPPPTP; encoded by the coding sequence ATGCCGAACGCCGCAGCCCGGACCGAGAGCGTCGGCACCGTGGTCGTGGCCGGCGCCGCGAACCTGGCCATCGCCGCCGCCAAGCTGGTCGCCGGCCTGCTCTCCGGCTCCGCGGCGATGCTCTCCGAGGCGGCCCACTCCGTCGCCGACACCACCACCGAGGTGCTGCTCTACATGGCGCTACGCCGGGGTGCCCGCCCCGCCGACCTCCGCCACCCCTTCGGGTACGGCAAGGAGAGCTACGTCTGGGCGCTGCTCGCCGCGTTGTTCACCTTCGTCGGTGGCGCCGGTTTCGCCATCACCCACGGCGTCACCACCGTCCTCGTGCACGAGCACCGTGGCGACTACCTCGCGTCGTACGTCGTGCTCGCCGTCTCGTTCGGCATCGAGTCGGTCTCCCTCGCCCGCGCCGTACGCCAGGTCCGCCGCCAGTCGTACCGCTGGCGCACCACCCCGCGCCGTTTCCTGCGGCTGACCGCCGACACCACCGTCAAGGCCGTCTTCCTCGAGGACAGCGCCGCCCTGGTCGGGCTCCTGCTGGCCGCCCTCGGCGTCGGCCTGTCCGAACTCACCGGCGACGAGCTGTACGACGGCATCGCGTCGATCCTGATCGGACTGCTGCTCCTGATCGTCGCGACCATCCTCGCGCACAGCAACGTCTCGCTGCTGGTGGGCCGGGCGGTCCCCGCCCGGATGCGGCACGAGATCGAACACGACCTCGCCGGTCTGCCCACCGTGCACCGCATCGACACCCTGCTCACCATGCAGCTCGGCCCGGACGACATCCTGGTCGCCGCCAAGGTCGACTTCCACGACGACGCGACCGGCGCGGACATCGAGGCCGTCGCGGACGAGGCCGAACGGCGACTCACCGGCCGCTACCCCGAGATCAGGTACGTCTTCCTCGACCCGACCCGCTCGCTGCCCGGGGCCAGCGGCCACGCCCGGCACACCCCGCACCCGGATCAGCCACCGCCCACGCCGTGA
- a CDS encoding helix-turn-helix transcriptional regulator, producing MSRTRTERLVNLVICLLSTRRFLTAAQIAATVPGYEHDPDDVRDHEAFQRKFERDKAELRELGVPLETGTASVFDTEPGYRIAHREYALPDIPLEPDEAAAVGIAARLWQHAGLAAAASSGLAKLRAAGVDVDPQATLGLEPMVTVDPAFAPLTAAARDRREVSFDYRTPDGDAPATRRLQPWGVVCWRGRWYVVGHDLDRRATRCFRLSRVVGAVRVTGRPGAYAPPEGADLISHVARWSGPVERTGRATVLVTPGRAAGLRRWAVDSTTGPDGDRLVLPYADAESLAGQLVGYGPDVRVLDPPEVREAVVQRLKEIATRHDEVAVSGGAR from the coding sequence GTGTCGCGGACCCGTACCGAACGCCTGGTCAACCTGGTGATCTGCCTGCTGTCCACGCGACGGTTCCTCACCGCCGCGCAGATCGCCGCGACCGTGCCCGGCTACGAACACGATCCGGATGACGTTCGCGACCACGAGGCGTTCCAGCGTAAGTTCGAGCGGGACAAGGCCGAGTTGCGGGAGCTGGGCGTGCCGCTGGAGACGGGCACTGCCAGCGTTTTCGACACCGAGCCGGGTTACCGGATCGCCCACCGCGAGTACGCGTTGCCCGACATTCCGCTCGAACCGGACGAGGCCGCCGCGGTGGGTATCGCGGCACGACTGTGGCAGCACGCCGGACTCGCCGCCGCGGCCTCCTCGGGGCTGGCGAAGCTGCGGGCCGCCGGGGTGGACGTGGACCCGCAGGCCACCCTCGGGCTGGAACCGATGGTCACGGTGGACCCGGCGTTTGCGCCGCTGACCGCCGCCGCGCGGGACCGTCGCGAGGTGAGCTTCGACTACCGCACCCCGGACGGTGACGCGCCCGCCACCCGGCGCCTCCAGCCGTGGGGGGTGGTCTGCTGGCGGGGCCGGTGGTACGTGGTCGGCCACGATCTGGACCGGCGGGCTACCCGTTGCTTCCGGCTCTCCCGGGTGGTCGGCGCGGTCCGGGTGACCGGTCGCCCCGGCGCCTACGCCCCGCCAGAGGGGGCCGACCTGATCAGCCACGTCGCCCGCTGGTCCGGGCCGGTGGAGCGGACCGGTCGGGCCACCGTCCTGGTCACCCCGGGCCGGGCCGCCGGGCTGCGCCGCTGGGCGGTCGACAGCACCACCGGGCCGGACGGGGACCGGCTGGTCCTGCCGTACGCCGACGCGGAGTCGCTGGCCGGTCAGCTCGTCGGGTACGGGCCGGACGTGCGGGTGCTGGACCCGCCGGAGGTGCGGGAGGCGGTCGTCCAACGACTGAAGGAGATCGCGACCCGGCACGACGAGGTCGCGGTGAGCGGAGGTGCCCGGTGA
- the pafA gene encoding Pup--protein ligase — MERRIFGIETEYGVTCTYRGQRRLSPDEVARYLFRRVVSWGRSSNVFLRNGARLYLDVGSHPEYATPECDSVVDLVAHDRAGERILEGLLIDAEKRLHDEGIAGEIYLFKNNTDSAGNSYGCHENYLVSRHGEFGRLADVLIPFLVTRQLICGAGKVLQTPRGAVYCLSQRAEHIWEGVSSATTRSRPIINTRDEPHADAERYRRLHVIVGDSNMNEVTTMLKVGSADIVLRMIEAGVVMRDLTLENPIRAIREVSHDITGRRKVRLASGKEISALEIQQEYLARATEFVERRGGDQTAKRVVELWGRVLSAVETGDLEPVAREIDWVTKLRLIERYQRKHDLPLSHPRVAQMDLAYHDLRRGRGLYALLERRGQVDRVTTDPEIFEAKETPPQTTRARLRGEFIRHAQEKRRDFTVDWVHLKLNDQAQRTVLCKDPFRAYDERVERLIASM; from the coding sequence ATGGAGCGGCGAATCTTCGGTATCGAGACCGAGTACGGCGTCACCTGTACGTACCGGGGACAGCGGCGACTCTCACCCGACGAGGTCGCGCGTTACCTGTTCCGCCGAGTGGTGTCCTGGGGCCGGTCGAGCAACGTCTTCCTGCGCAACGGCGCCCGCCTCTACCTCGACGTCGGTTCGCACCCGGAGTACGCCACGCCGGAGTGCGACTCGGTGGTGGACCTGGTCGCCCACGACCGGGCCGGTGAGCGGATCCTGGAGGGTCTGCTGATCGACGCGGAGAAGCGGCTGCACGACGAGGGCATCGCGGGTGAGATCTACCTGTTCAAGAACAACACCGACTCGGCCGGCAACTCGTACGGCTGCCACGAGAACTACCTGGTGTCCCGGCACGGGGAGTTCGGGCGGCTGGCCGACGTGCTGATCCCGTTCCTGGTCACCCGGCAGTTGATCTGCGGGGCCGGGAAGGTGCTCCAGACGCCGCGTGGCGCGGTGTACTGCCTCTCCCAGCGCGCGGAACACATCTGGGAGGGGGTCTCCTCGGCGACCACCCGGAGCCGGCCGATCATCAACACCCGGGACGAGCCGCACGCGGACGCCGAGCGGTACCGCCGGCTGCACGTGATCGTCGGTGACTCCAACATGAACGAGGTCACCACCATGCTCAAGGTGGGCTCGGCGGACATCGTGCTGCGGATGATCGAGGCCGGGGTGGTGATGCGGGACCTGACGCTGGAGAACCCGATCCGGGCGATCCGGGAGGTGTCGCACGACATCACCGGTCGCCGCAAGGTGCGGTTGGCCTCCGGTAAGGAGATCAGCGCGCTGGAGATCCAGCAGGAGTACCTGGCCAGGGCGACCGAGTTCGTGGAGCGGCGAGGCGGCGACCAGACCGCCAAGCGGGTGGTGGAGTTGTGGGGTCGGGTGCTGAGCGCGGTGGAGACCGGTGACCTGGAGCCGGTGGCCCGGGAGATCGACTGGGTGACCAAGCTGCGGCTGATCGAGCGGTACCAGCGCAAGCACGACCTGCCGCTGTCGCACCCCCGGGTCGCGCAGATGGACCTGGCGTACCACGACCTGCGGCGTGGCCGGGGCCTGTACGCGCTGCTGGAGCGGCGTGGGCAGGTCGACCGGGTGACCACCGATCCGGAGATCTTCGAGGCGAAGGAGACGCCGCCGCAGACCACCCGGGCGCGGCTGCGGGGCGAGTTCATCCGGCACGCCCAGGAGAAGCGGCGGGACTTCACCGTCGACTGGGTGCACCTGAAGCTCAACGACCAGGCGCAGCGCACGGTGCTCTGCAAGGATCCGTTCCGCGCCTACGACGAGCGGGTGGAGCGGCTGATCGCGAGCATGTGA
- the arc gene encoding proteasome ATPase → MARSDDADSRAARWEKEAHDLSTQVAFLQEELALVRRKLTESPRHVRQLEERLAATQAQLARLTENNERLVSTLKEARAQIVTLKEEIDRLAQPPSGYGVFLARHDDGTVDIFTGGRKLRVAVSPSLDASELRRGQEVLLNDALNIVDAFGYERVGEVVMLKEVLAGPAGEPGDRALVVSHSDEERIVHLAETLIGSPIRAGDSLMIEPRSAYAYERIPKSEVEELVLEEVPDVGYTDIGGLQAQIEQIRDAVELPFLHADLFREHQLRPPKGILLYGPPGCGKTLIAKAVANSLAKKIAEREGKEKHTSFFLNIKGPELLNKYVGETERHIRLIFQRAREKASEGTPVIVFFDEMDSIFRTRGSGVSSDVENTIVPQLLSEIDGVEGLENVIVIGASNREDMIDPAILRPGRLDVKIKIERPDAEAAKDIFSKYILSGLPLHPDDLAEHGSDPQATVAAMIDAVVLRMYSETEENRFLEVTYANGDKEVLYFKDFNSGAMIQNIVDRGKKMAIKAFLTSGRKGLRLQHLLDACVDEFRENEDLPNTTNPDDWARISGKKGERIVYIRTLVSGGKGTESGRSIETASNTGQYL, encoded by the coding sequence GTGGCACGCAGCGACGACGCGGATTCGCGCGCCGCACGGTGGGAGAAGGAGGCCCACGATCTCTCCACGCAGGTCGCGTTTCTCCAAGAGGAACTCGCTCTGGTGCGGCGCAAGTTGACCGAGAGCCCCCGACACGTCCGGCAGCTCGAAGAGCGCCTGGCGGCCACCCAGGCACAGTTGGCGCGGCTGACCGAGAACAACGAACGGCTCGTGAGCACCCTCAAGGAGGCTCGCGCGCAGATCGTGACGCTCAAGGAGGAGATCGACCGGCTGGCGCAGCCGCCCAGCGGTTACGGTGTCTTCCTCGCCCGGCACGACGACGGCACGGTGGACATCTTCACCGGCGGTCGCAAGCTCCGGGTGGCCGTCTCACCCTCACTGGACGCGAGCGAACTCCGTCGCGGCCAGGAGGTCCTGCTCAACGACGCGTTGAACATCGTCGACGCGTTCGGCTACGAGCGGGTCGGTGAGGTCGTGATGCTCAAGGAGGTGCTGGCGGGTCCCGCCGGCGAGCCGGGCGACCGGGCGCTGGTGGTCTCCCACTCCGACGAGGAGCGGATCGTGCACCTCGCCGAGACCCTGATCGGCTCGCCGATCCGGGCCGGCGACTCACTCATGATCGAGCCGCGTTCGGCGTACGCGTACGAGCGCATCCCGAAGAGTGAGGTCGAGGAGCTCGTCCTCGAGGAGGTGCCCGACGTCGGCTACACCGACATCGGTGGCCTCCAGGCGCAGATCGAGCAGATCCGCGACGCGGTGGAGCTGCCCTTCCTGCACGCCGACCTGTTCCGTGAGCACCAGCTCCGGCCGCCGAAGGGCATCCTGCTCTACGGCCCGCCGGGCTGCGGCAAGACGCTGATCGCCAAGGCGGTGGCCAACTCGCTGGCGAAGAAGATCGCCGAGCGGGAGGGCAAGGAGAAGCACACCAGCTTCTTCCTCAACATCAAGGGCCCCGAGCTGCTCAACAAGTACGTCGGTGAGACCGAGCGGCACATCCGGCTGATCTTCCAGCGGGCGCGGGAGAAGGCCAGCGAGGGCACCCCGGTCATCGTGTTCTTCGACGAGATGGACTCGATCTTCCGGACCCGGGGCTCCGGCGTCTCCTCGGACGTGGAGAACACCATCGTCCCGCAGCTCCTCAGCGAGATCGACGGCGTGGAGGGGCTGGAGAACGTCATCGTGATCGGCGCCTCCAACCGCGAGGACATGATCGACCCGGCCATCCTGCGGCCCGGCCGGCTCGACGTGAAGATCAAGATCGAGCGTCCGGACGCCGAGGCGGCCAAGGACATCTTCTCCAAGTACATCCTCTCCGGGCTGCCGCTGCACCCGGACGACCTGGCCGAGCACGGCAGTGACCCCCAGGCCACCGTCGCGGCCATGATCGACGCGGTCGTGCTGCGGATGTACTCGGAGACCGAGGAGAACCGCTTCCTCGAGGTCACCTACGCCAACGGCGACAAGGAAGTCCTCTACTTCAAGGACTTCAACTCCGGCGCGATGATCCAGAACATCGTCGACCGGGGCAAGAAGATGGCCATCAAGGCGTTCCTCACCTCCGGGCGCAAGGGGCTGCGGCTCCAGCACCTCCTCGACGCCTGCGTCGACGAGTTCCGGGAGAACGAGGATCTGCCCAACACCACCAACCCGGACGACTGGGCCCGGATCTCCGGCAAGAAGGGCGAGCGGATCGTCTACATCCGAACGCTCGTCTCCGGCGGCAAGGGCACTGAGTCCGGTCGGTCCATCGAGACCGCCAGCAACACCGGCCAGTACCTGTAA
- the prcB gene encoding proteasome subunit beta, which yields MAAGFDPSGRLAAEFTNAGTSSFTQFLSRVAPELLPGRRALPPGMAADLAPHATTIVAISAAGGVVMAGDRRATMGNLIAQRDIEKVHPADAYSLVGIAGTAGIGIELMRLFQVELEHYEKIEGAMLSLDGKANRLAAMIRGNLGAAMQGLAVIPLFAGFDLAAPDPARAGRIFSFDVTGGPYEETGYDAIGSGSIFARSALKKRFRAGLSIEEATRLAVEALYDAADDDTATGGPDLTRRIYPVVMTATAEGTHRLTAEETATLAESVVAGRMENPGG from the coding sequence GTGGCAGCGGGTTTTGATCCATCCGGGCGTCTGGCAGCTGAGTTCACCAACGCGGGGACGTCCTCCTTCACCCAGTTCCTGAGTCGGGTGGCGCCGGAGCTGCTGCCGGGTCGACGGGCGCTGCCGCCGGGCATGGCCGCCGACCTCGCGCCGCACGCGACGACCATTGTGGCCATCTCTGCCGCGGGTGGCGTGGTGATGGCCGGCGACCGGCGGGCCACCATGGGCAACCTGATCGCCCAGCGGGACATCGAGAAGGTGCACCCGGCCGACGCGTACTCGCTGGTCGGTATCGCTGGCACCGCGGGCATCGGCATCGAGCTGATGCGGCTGTTCCAGGTGGAGCTGGAGCACTACGAGAAGATCGAGGGCGCGATGCTCTCGCTCGACGGTAAGGCCAACCGGCTCGCCGCGATGATCCGGGGCAACCTTGGCGCGGCGATGCAGGGCCTCGCGGTGATCCCGCTCTTCGCCGGCTTCGACCTGGCCGCCCCCGATCCCGCGCGGGCCGGTCGGATCTTCAGCTTCGATGTCACCGGTGGCCCGTACGAGGAGACCGGGTACGACGCGATCGGCTCCGGTTCGATCTTCGCCCGGTCCGCCCTGAAGAAGCGGTTCCGCGCCGGGCTCTCCATCGAGGAGGCGACCCGGCTCGCGGTGGAGGCGCTCTACGACGCGGCCGACGACGACACCGCCACCGGTGGCCCGGACCTGACCCGCCGGATCTACCCGGTGGTGATGACCGCGACGGCGGAGGGGACGCACCGGCTCACCGCGGAGGAGACCGCCACGCTCGCGGAGAGCGTCGTGGCGGGCCGGATGGAGAACCCGGGCGGCTGA
- a CDS encoding DUF3866 family protein, whose translation MVRWRTGTVTALRRQWHGATELDVALPDGATMRALAYPELVGHPEPGDRVLLNAGALLMGLGTGGYALVVALPDRLPPDPPQAATRDAGHLVKARYTPLQPILLGVDEEASPHHALLADADDLAGMPVVTADLHSALPAILAGVRADAPDCRVAYLLTDGGALPAWFSRTLDGLRGHLAGTISVGQSFGGDLEASTLHTGLLAARHVLRADVAVVAQGPGNLGTGTRWGYSGVAVGEAVNAVAVLGGRPIGSLRISDADPRPRHRGVSHHSLTAYGRVALAPADLVVPEGLDPALAAEVDAALAPLTARHRIVRVDTAGLDAALRASVVPLSTMGRGLAADHAYFLAAAASGRHAARLAG comes from the coding sequence ATGGTGCGATGGCGGACGGGGACGGTCACGGCACTACGGCGGCAGTGGCACGGCGCGACGGAACTCGACGTGGCCCTGCCCGACGGGGCCACCATGCGGGCCCTGGCCTACCCGGAGCTGGTCGGCCACCCCGAGCCCGGCGACCGGGTGCTGCTCAACGCCGGCGCGCTGCTGATGGGGCTCGGCACCGGCGGATACGCGCTCGTCGTCGCCCTGCCCGACCGGCTGCCACCGGACCCACCGCAGGCCGCCACCCGCGACGCCGGCCACCTGGTCAAGGCCCGCTACACCCCGCTGCAACCGATCCTGCTCGGCGTCGACGAGGAGGCCTCCCCGCACCACGCGCTGCTCGCCGACGCCGACGACCTGGCCGGCATGCCGGTGGTCACCGCCGACCTGCACTCCGCGCTCCCGGCGATCCTGGCCGGTGTCCGCGCGGACGCTCCCGACTGCCGGGTCGCCTACCTGCTCACCGACGGCGGGGCACTGCCCGCCTGGTTCTCCCGCACCCTCGACGGACTGCGCGGACACCTGGCCGGCACGATCAGCGTCGGCCAGTCCTTCGGCGGCGACCTCGAGGCGAGCACCCTGCACACCGGGCTGCTGGCCGCCCGGCACGTGCTGCGCGCCGACGTCGCCGTCGTCGCCCAGGGACCGGGGAACCTCGGCACCGGCACCCGGTGGGGTTACTCCGGGGTGGCCGTCGGGGAGGCGGTCAACGCGGTCGCCGTGCTCGGCGGTCGACCGATCGGCTCCCTGCGAATCTCCGACGCCGACCCCCGCCCCCGACACCGGGGGGTGTCCCACCACAGCCTCACCGCGTACGGGCGGGTCGCGCTCGCCCCGGCGGACCTGGTCGTCCCCGAGGGCCTCGATCCGGCGCTGGCCGCCGAGGTGGACGCGGCGCTGGCGCCGCTGACCGCCCGGCACCGGATCGTCCGGGTCGACACCGCCGGGCTGGACGCCGCACTGCGCGCCAGCGTCGTGCCGCTGTCGACGATGGGCCGGGGTCTGGCCGCCGACCACGCGTACTTCCTGGCCGCCGCCGCCTCCGGTCGACACGCCGCCCGCCTCGCCGGCTGA